A stretch of Leisingera sp. S132 DNA encodes these proteins:
- a CDS encoding helix-turn-helix domain-containing protein, with product MTENTDDILTLLPARLKEARRAQGLSLEAVANLSGVSRSMVSQIERGESSPTIATLWNLTRALQVDFAGLLEAGDMQDRIEVLRASDVPKIENMGQGCRIRILSPPEEAGGHEVYDIRFDQGGALVSQPHTRGALEQLTVLEGEITVSSGNARDQLQAGDTARYAADVAHSITAPEGPARVFLIVKNA from the coding sequence ATGACGGAAAACACAGACGATATCCTGACCCTGCTGCCCGCCCGCCTGAAAGAGGCGCGCCGCGCGCAAGGCCTGAGCCTGGAAGCGGTCGCCAACCTGTCGGGCGTCAGCCGCTCGATGGTGAGCCAGATTGAGCGCGGCGAAAGCTCCCCCACCATTGCGACGCTGTGGAACCTCACGCGCGCGCTGCAGGTGGATTTTGCAGGCCTCTTGGAAGCGGGCGACATGCAGGACCGGATTGAGGTGCTGCGCGCGAGCGATGTGCCCAAGATCGAGAACATGGGCCAGGGCTGCCGCATCCGCATCCTGTCGCCGCCGGAAGAGGCCGGGGGGCACGAGGTCTATGACATCCGCTTTGATCAAGGCGGCGCGCTGGTCAGCCAGCCCCACACCCGCGGCGCACTGGAGCAACTGACGGTGCTGGAGGGCGAAATCACGGTCAGCTCAGGCAATGCCAGGGACCAGCTGCAGGCCGGCGACACCGCCCGCTATGCCGCCGATGTGGCCCATTCGATCACCGCGCCCGAGGGGCCTGCGCGGGTGTTTCTGATTGTGAAGAATGCTTGA
- a CDS encoding acetyl-CoA C-acyltransferase family protein: MTDIVILDGARTAIGTFGGALANTAPIDLAATVSKAALERSGVEGAQIGHVVFGHIINTEPRDMYLSRVAAMQAGVPDVVPAMNVNRLCGSGVQAIVSAYQSLALGDAEFALAGGAENMSRSPYILQQSRWGAKMGDVKSLDMMLGALNCPFGTGHMGVTAENVADEHAITREQMDAFALTSQSRAAAAIEAGHFKSQIAPVEVKVKRDMVPFEVDEHPKATTPEALAGLRAVFQKDGRVTAGNASGINDGAAAMVLSTAAAAERAGLKPKARILGYAHAGVRPEVMGIGPVPAVRNLLEKTGLSAADFDVIESNEAFASQALAVNKELGLDPAKVNPNGGAIALGHPVGATGAIITLKTMYELERTGGSKGLITMCIGGGQGIALAIERL; the protein is encoded by the coding sequence ATGACAGATATCGTGATCCTGGATGGCGCCCGCACCGCCATCGGCACCTTTGGCGGCGCGCTGGCAAACACCGCGCCGATCGACCTGGCTGCCACCGTGTCCAAAGCGGCGCTGGAGCGTTCCGGGGTGGAGGGCGCGCAGATCGGCCATGTGGTGTTCGGCCACATCATCAACACCGAACCCCGCGACATGTACCTGAGCCGGGTCGCGGCGATGCAGGCGGGGGTGCCGGACGTGGTGCCGGCAATGAACGTGAACCGCCTCTGCGGTTCCGGCGTGCAGGCAATTGTATCCGCTTATCAATCGCTTGCCTTGGGGGACGCAGAGTTCGCCCTGGCTGGCGGCGCCGAGAACATGTCGCGCAGCCCCTATATCCTCCAGCAAAGCCGCTGGGGTGCCAAGATGGGGGATGTGAAGTCGCTCGACATGATGCTGGGCGCGCTGAACTGCCCGTTCGGCACCGGCCATATGGGGGTGACGGCAGAGAATGTCGCCGATGAGCACGCCATCACCCGCGAGCAGATGGACGCATTTGCGCTCACCAGCCAGAGCCGTGCCGCCGCGGCCATCGAAGCCGGACATTTCAAGTCCCAGATCGCACCGGTCGAGGTGAAGGTGAAGCGTGACATGGTGCCTTTCGAAGTGGACGAGCACCCGAAGGCCACCACGCCCGAGGCGCTGGCTGGACTGCGGGCGGTGTTCCAGAAGGACGGTCGCGTAACTGCCGGAAATGCCAGCGGAATCAACGACGGCGCTGCAGCTATGGTGCTGTCCACGGCGGCTGCGGCTGAACGGGCCGGGCTGAAACCGAAGGCCCGCATTCTGGGCTATGCCCATGCGGGAGTGCGTCCTGAAGTGATGGGTATCGGTCCAGTGCCCGCAGTGCGCAACCTTTTGGAGAAAACTGGTCTGTCCGCCGCTGATTTCGACGTCATCGAGTCGAACGAAGCCTTCGCCTCCCAAGCCTTGGCCGTGAACAAGGAATTGGGGCTGGATCCGGCCAAGGTGAACCCCAACGGCGGCGCCATCGCGCTGGGCCATCCGGTTGGTGCGACAGGTGCCATTATCACCCTGAAAACAATGTATGAATTGGAGCGTACCGGTGGTTCCAAAGGGCTGATCACCATGTGCATCGGCGGCGGTCAGGGCATTGCCCTGGCGATTGAGCGCCTTTGA
- a CDS encoding response regulator translates to MPTKVLLLEDDAGVRFTFTMALQNAGYDVKSVASCAEAIAALSDIETGILILDLKIGEDMSLPVADYAALMRPDMPVVYITGSRLFTGGELFGLSRNIRWVLHKPVNLPDLVSMIDYVAGQMVTAEAC, encoded by the coding sequence ATGCCAACAAAGGTGCTGCTACTGGAAGATGACGCAGGTGTCCGTTTCACCTTTACAATGGCCCTGCAGAATGCCGGATACGACGTCAAATCCGTTGCCAGCTGCGCCGAAGCGATTGCTGCGCTTTCAGACATCGAGACAGGCATCTTGATCCTGGATCTGAAGATCGGGGAAGATATGTCGCTGCCGGTGGCTGACTATGCCGCCCTCATGCGCCCGGACATGCCGGTCGTCTACATAACCGGCAGCCGCCTGTTCACCGGCGGCGAATTGTTTGGGCTGAGCCGCAATATCCGCTGGGTGCTGCACAAGCCGGTCAACTTGCCTGATCTTGTCAGCATGATCGACTATGTCGCCGGTCAGATGGTCACCGCAGAGGCCTGCTGA
- a CDS encoding ATP-binding protein, translating into MASPYASFILDWNGRILVCNRRAERSFAPATQPGCGTLNGTCISKLTTLETERVVERLRDGTAKGAMTLPMTAGIRTAASPDTEFRVSLLRSNAQGERLILLTHDQLRVAADSLRQMNELRSKLNSELHGAKNANLKLQETLLSMEAFAHAASHDLRTPISTLSGSLHYFWEHYAGDLPETARDFLQHMTRATRQMDRLTTELLDHSVSTSARINVQEIAARDAVSEACTSLSQELQACGGKIRVNGDGFRMHADPTLLHLVLTNLLSNAIKYRHPDRSLQITIDLSGAGRDRWNLSVADNGTGFDPEDRHMILQPFRRAHREIEGSGIGLSTCAEICRRHNWLLTADAEPGKGAVFTISFG; encoded by the coding sequence TTGGCCTCCCCTTACGCATCATTCATTCTCGACTGGAACGGCCGTATTCTTGTCTGCAACCGGCGGGCAGAGCGCAGCTTTGCCCCCGCCACCCAGCCTGGATGCGGCACGCTGAACGGAACCTGTATCAGCAAGCTGACGACGCTCGAAACAGAACGCGTCGTCGAGCGGCTCCGGGATGGAACGGCCAAGGGTGCCATGACCCTGCCAATGACCGCCGGCATCCGCACGGCGGCATCTCCGGATACGGAGTTCCGCGTTTCTTTGCTGCGCTCCAATGCACAGGGAGAACGGCTGATCCTGCTGACCCACGACCAGCTCAGGGTGGCCGCGGATTCTCTCCGGCAGATGAATGAATTGCGCAGCAAGCTGAACAGCGAGCTGCACGGCGCCAAGAACGCCAACCTGAAGCTGCAGGAAACCCTGCTGTCGATGGAGGCCTTCGCCCACGCAGCATCCCATGACCTTCGCACACCGATCAGCACCCTTAGCGGCTCCTTGCACTATTTCTGGGAGCATTACGCCGGCGACCTGCCCGAAACAGCGCGGGACTTCCTGCAGCACATGACCCGGGCCACCCGGCAAATGGATCGGCTGACGACCGAGCTGCTGGACCATTCCGTGTCGACGTCAGCCAGAATAAACGTCCAGGAAATCGCTGCACGGGACGCGGTGTCTGAGGCATGCACAAGCCTGTCTCAGGAGCTGCAAGCCTGCGGCGGGAAAATCCGTGTCAACGGTGACGGCTTCCGGATGCATGCAGATCCGACATTGCTGCACCTGGTACTCACCAACCTGTTGTCGAACGCGATAAAGTACCGGCATCCCGACCGGTCTTTGCAGATCACCATTGATCTCAGCGGCGCCGGGCGGGACCGGTGGAACCTGTCGGTTGCGGACAATGGAACCGGCTTTGATCCGGAAGACCGGCACATGATCCTTCAGCCCTTTCGCCGGGCGCACCGCGAAATCGAAGGCAGCGGCATTGGGTTGTCGACTTGCGCTGAGATCTGCCGCCGCCACAACTGGTTGCTCACTGCGGATGCTGAACCCGGCAAAGGCGCTGTCTTCACCATTTCTTTCGGCTAG
- a CDS encoding glycine C-acetyltransferase — protein sequence MSTAFLTDISNTLAQIKGEGLYKRERMITSPQGGEITVGGREVINLCANNYLGLADHPALIKAAKDAMEPNGFGMASVRFICGTQDIHRELEQRLAKFLGKDDSILFAACFDANGGLFEPLLGPEDAIISDSLNHASIIDGIRLCKAKRYRYLNSDMNDLEAWLKQAREDGARHIMIATDGVFSMDGYLAKLPEIRALADKYDAIVMVDDCHATGFMGATGAGTPEHFGVDVDILTGTLGKALGGAIGGYIAGPQPVIDLLRQRARPYLFSNSLPPSIVAAGLEAIRLVEEGDGLRAQLFENAKYWRAGLEKLGFDLLPGEHPIIPVMLGEAQLAQDMAARLFDEGVYVSGFFFPVVPRGQARIRTQMNAALTRDELDRALAAFGKVGKELGILS from the coding sequence ATGTCCACTGCTTTTCTGACCGACATCTCCAACACGCTGGCCCAGATCAAGGGTGAGGGGCTGTACAAGCGCGAGCGAATGATCACCTCCCCGCAGGGGGGCGAGATCACGGTTGGCGGACGCGAGGTGATCAACCTGTGCGCCAACAACTATCTGGGTCTGGCCGACCACCCCGCCCTGATCAAGGCCGCCAAGGATGCAATGGAGCCGAATGGGTTCGGCATGGCCTCTGTCCGGTTCATCTGCGGCACCCAGGATATCCACCGGGAGCTGGAGCAGAGGCTGGCGAAGTTCCTGGGCAAGGATGATTCGATCCTGTTCGCCGCCTGTTTCGACGCCAATGGCGGGCTGTTCGAACCGCTCTTGGGGCCGGAGGATGCGATCATCTCCGACAGCCTGAACCATGCCTCGATCATCGACGGCATCCGGTTGTGCAAGGCAAAGCGCTACCGCTACCTGAACAGCGATATGAACGACCTGGAGGCCTGGCTGAAGCAAGCCCGCGAGGACGGCGCACGCCATATCATGATCGCTACCGACGGCGTGTTCTCGATGGACGGTTATCTGGCGAAGCTGCCGGAGATCCGGGCGCTGGCGGACAAATACGATGCCATCGTGATGGTGGATGACTGCCATGCCACCGGCTTCATGGGCGCAACAGGCGCCGGCACGCCGGAGCATTTCGGGGTGGACGTGGATATCCTGACGGGAACCTTGGGCAAGGCACTTGGGGGGGCCATCGGCGGTTACATCGCCGGGCCGCAGCCGGTGATCGACCTGCTGCGGCAGCGGGCGCGGCCCTATCTGTTCTCCAATTCGCTGCCGCCATCGATTGTTGCTGCCGGGCTGGAGGCGATCCGGCTGGTGGAGGAAGGGGACGGGCTGCGGGCGCAGCTGTTCGAGAATGCGAAATACTGGCGCGCGGGGCTGGAGAAACTGGGCTTTGACCTGCTGCCGGGTGAGCATCCGATCATCCCGGTGATGCTGGGCGAAGCGCAGCTGGCGCAGGATATGGCGGCGCGTCTGTTCGACGAGGGCGTCTATGTCTCCGGCTTCTTCTTCCCTGTCGTGCCGCGCGGCCAGGCGCGGATCCGCACTCAGATGAATGCGGCGCTGACACGGGATGAGCTGGACCGGGCATTGGCCGCCTTTGGCAAGGTGGGCAAGGAATTGGGGATCCTGTCATGA
- a CDS encoding VOC family protein → MARVTGIGGVFIKARSDAKALAEWYSDRLGLDLQEFGGAVLNWQDDTAEDGGLTVWGTADADGTWFDPSTAGFMINYRIDDMDGMIAQLKAAGISILKGPDTYENGRFAWIMDPEGNKVELWEPKLWDEKNKG, encoded by the coding sequence ATGGCCAGAGTCACGGGAATAGGCGGGGTTTTCATCAAGGCGCGCAGCGACGCCAAGGCGCTGGCAGAGTGGTACAGCGACCGTCTGGGACTGGATCTGCAGGAGTTCGGCGGTGCGGTGCTGAACTGGCAGGACGACACCGCAGAGGATGGCGGCCTGACCGTCTGGGGCACGGCCGATGCGGACGGCACCTGGTTTGACCCCAGCACTGCCGGTTTCATGATCAACTACCGGATCGACGATATGGACGGGATGATCGCGCAGCTCAAGGCCGCAGGTATTTCCATCCTGAAAGGGCCGGACACCTATGAGAACGGCCGTTTTGCCTGGATCATGGACCCGGAGGGCAACAAGGTGGAACTGTGGGAGCCAAAGCTCTGGGATGAGAAGAACAAGGGCTGA
- a CDS encoding cold-shock protein, translated as MATGTVKWFNTTKGFGFIAPDGGSKDVFVHISAVERSGLTGLADNQKVTFDIEPGRDGRESAVNLELV; from the coding sequence ATGGCCACCGGCACCGTAAAATGGTTCAACACCACCAAAGGCTTCGGCTTCATCGCACCCGACGGCGGCAGCAAAGATGTGTTCGTGCACATCTCCGCTGTTGAGCGTTCCGGCCTGACCGGCCTGGCGGACAACCAGAAAGTCACCTTCGACATCGAGCCCGGCCGTGACGGCCGCGAGTCGGCGGTGAACCTGGAACTGGTGTAA